The following are encoded together in the Vibrio splendidus genome:
- the trkA gene encoding Trk system potassium transporter TrkA → MKIIILGAGQVGGTLAENLVGENNDITIVDRNADRLRELQDKYDLRVVNGYASHPNTLREAGAQDADMLVAVTNMDETNMAACQVAFSLFNTPNRIARIRSPQYLEEKEALFKSGAIPVDHLIAPEELVTSYIERLIQYPGALQVVSFAEQKVSLVAVKAYYGGPLVGNALSALREHMPHIDTRVAAIFRQGRPIRPQGTTIIEADDEVFFVAASNHIRSVMSELQRLEKPYRRIMIVGGGNIGASLAKRLEQSYSIKLIERSYTRAEKLSEELENTIVFCGDAADQELLTEENIDQVDVFIALTNEDETNIMSAMLAKRMGAKKVMVLIQRGAYVDLVQGGVIDIAISPQQATISALLTHVRRADIVNVSSLRRGAAEAIEAIAHGDETTSKVVGRAIGDIKLPSGTTIGAIVRGEEVLIAHDRTVIEQDDHVVMFLVDKKYVPDVESLFQPSPFFL, encoded by the coding sequence ATGAAGATCATTATTCTAGGTGCTGGACAAGTTGGCGGTACCCTTGCTGAAAACCTAGTGGGTGAAAACAATGACATCACGATCGTCGACCGTAATGCCGACCGACTGCGTGAACTTCAAGACAAATACGACCTTAGGGTTGTAAACGGTTATGCCAGCCACCCGAACACACTACGTGAAGCGGGCGCGCAAGATGCCGACATGCTGGTTGCCGTAACCAACATGGATGAAACCAACATGGCCGCATGTCAGGTTGCCTTCTCTCTGTTTAACACGCCAAACCGTATTGCTCGTATTCGTTCTCCTCAATACCTAGAAGAGAAAGAAGCACTCTTCAAATCAGGTGCGATTCCGGTCGATCATTTAATTGCCCCAGAAGAACTCGTCACTAGCTACATCGAGCGCCTGATTCAATATCCAGGTGCATTGCAGGTTGTGAGCTTTGCTGAACAGAAGGTTAGCCTAGTAGCAGTAAAAGCTTATTACGGTGGACCATTGGTTGGTAACGCACTGTCTGCTTTGCGTGAGCACATGCCGCACATTGATACTCGTGTAGCCGCTATCTTCCGTCAAGGTCGCCCTATTCGCCCACAAGGCACTACCATCATTGAAGCCGATGATGAGGTTTTCTTTGTGGCAGCGAGTAATCATATCCGCTCAGTAATGAGTGAGCTTCAGCGTCTAGAGAAACCGTACCGACGCATCATGATTGTTGGCGGTGGTAACATTGGTGCAAGCTTGGCAAAGCGCCTTGAACAGAGCTACAGCATCAAGCTTATTGAGCGCAGTTACACTCGTGCCGAGAAGCTGTCTGAAGAATTAGAAAACACCATCGTATTCTGTGGCGATGCAGCCGACCAAGAGCTGCTGACCGAAGAGAACATCGATCAGGTGGATGTGTTCATTGCTCTAACCAATGAAGATGAAACCAACATCATGTCAGCGATGCTGGCGAAGCGAATGGGTGCCAAGAAAGTAATGGTGCTGATTCAGCGTGGCGCTTATGTCGACCTTGTTCAAGGTGGCGTGATTGATATTGCGATATCTCCACAGCAAGCGACGATTTCTGCGCTGCTTACTCACGTTCGTCGTGCTGATATTGTTAACGTATCCTCTCTACGTCGCGGCGCTGCAGAAGCGATTGAAGCCATTGCTCACGGTGACGAGACCACATCTAAAGTCGTTGGCCGAGCGATTGGCGACATCAAACTGCCATCGGGCACCACCATTGGTGCGATTGTTCGCGGAGAAGAGGTGCTTATCGCGCACGATAGAACCGTAATCGAACAGGATGACCACGTAGTGATGTTCCTAGTGGACAAGAAATACGTACCGGATGTTGAGTCTCTATTCCAACCGAGCCCGTTCTTCTTATAG
- a CDS encoding TrkH family potassium uptake protein codes for MVNFRPILLVIGLVLSKLALFMYIPTLVAFFTGTGGFLEFGQSVVITHIVAFICLSLGRSAKFRLGVRDMFLITSLVWTIASAFAALPFVFINHISFTDAYFETMSGITTTGSTVLSGLDSMAPSILLWRSILQWLGGIGFIVMAVAVLPMLNVGGMRLFQTESSDWSDKSSPRAKTVAKNIVAVYLVLTGLCIISYLLAGMGIFDAINHAFTTLSTGGYSTSDGSMNHFSNSAHWVGTLFMFLGGLPFLLFVSALRGRKLSILYKDAQVRGFTYLFLVTSAVISTWLVVRDGYTVMDAMRVSMFNIVSVVTTTGFGLEDFTAWGALPTTLFAFLMMAGACSGSTSGGIKIFRFQIAMTMLHKQMMKLIHPSGVFVQRYNQRPVNDDIVRSLVAFGLMFFITIILIAGGLSAMGLDPVTSISGAITAVANVGPGMGSVIGPTGNFAPLPDAAKWLLSLGMLMGRLEILTLIVLFFPAFWRR; via the coding sequence ATGGTCAACTTTCGTCCGATATTATTAGTGATAGGGTTAGTGTTATCAAAACTCGCCCTTTTCATGTACATCCCCACATTGGTTGCCTTTTTTACTGGCACCGGTGGCTTCCTCGAGTTTGGTCAATCAGTAGTGATCACGCACATTGTGGCGTTCATCTGCTTGAGCTTGGGCCGCTCCGCTAAGTTCCGACTTGGGGTGCGGGACATGTTCCTTATCACCTCTTTGGTTTGGACAATCGCCAGCGCCTTTGCCGCCCTGCCCTTTGTCTTCATTAACCACATCAGCTTTACGGACGCCTACTTCGAAACCATGTCAGGTATCACCACGACAGGCTCAACCGTATTAAGCGGCTTAGACAGCATGGCACCAAGCATTCTGTTGTGGCGTTCTATACTGCAATGGTTAGGCGGCATCGGCTTTATCGTTATGGCGGTAGCAGTTCTACCAATGCTCAACGTTGGTGGTATGCGCCTGTTCCAAACCGAATCATCCGATTGGTCAGATAAAAGCAGCCCACGAGCAAAAACCGTCGCGAAGAACATCGTAGCAGTTTATCTGGTTCTGACTGGTTTATGCATCATTAGCTATTTGCTTGCAGGCATGGGCATCTTTGACGCGATCAATCATGCCTTCACAACACTGTCTACAGGTGGTTACTCAACCTCAGATGGCTCGATGAACCACTTCTCTAACAGTGCTCACTGGGTGGGAACACTGTTCATGTTCCTTGGTGGACTGCCGTTCTTACTGTTTGTTAGCGCACTGCGAGGCCGAAAACTCTCAATCCTCTACAAAGACGCGCAAGTGAGAGGTTTCACGTACCTGTTCTTGGTCACCAGCGCCGTAATATCAACATGGTTGGTGGTTAGAGATGGCTACACTGTTATGGATGCGATGCGTGTTTCGATGTTCAACATTGTGTCAGTCGTCACCACAACCGGTTTTGGCTTAGAAGACTTCACCGCCTGGGGTGCACTGCCAACTACTTTGTTTGCATTCCTAATGATGGCGGGCGCTTGCTCGGGTTCAACCTCTGGCGGTATTAAAATCTTCCGTTTCCAGATCGCGATGACCATGCTCCACAAACAAATGATGAAGCTAATTCACCCATCAGGCGTATTTGTTCAACGCTACAATCAGCGACCGGTGAATGACGATATTGTGCGTTCACTCGTGGCATTTGGTTTGATGTTCTTTATCACGATTATCTTAATTGCAGGCGGTTTGAGCGCGATGGGACTTGATCCTGTGACCAGTATATCTGGCGCTATCACAGCCGTTGCCAATGTGGGCCCAGGAATGGGGAGCGTGATCGGTCCGACCGGGAACTTTGCTCCACTGCCAGACGCCGCTAAATGGTTGCTAAGTTTAGGAATGCTAATGGGACGCCTCGAGATACTGACGCTCATTGTTCTATTTTTCCCAGCCTTTTGGCGACGCTAA
- a CDS encoding DUF3157 family protein: MKSYVLLASALLANSVFVSSAFADQMVTLPDGKQVLLKDDFTWQYVAENKTEETTTTEITSAVATAPVAAVPVVAVPVATSTRGTTIVVNSKKPSLQLSQSGVDVVLGASRYEGGELIIPTAITNQGTQAVILVSLNISVFTAEGELLAQQEVAVWKSIKRMADTYLRPKTAEEGKLIELDLAEHPEYQIKAEIIEVVAR; this comes from the coding sequence ATGAAATCATACGTACTTCTCGCTAGCGCATTGCTCGCAAACTCAGTATTCGTAAGTTCTGCCTTTGCTGATCAAATGGTCACATTGCCTGATGGCAAGCAAGTGTTACTAAAAGACGATTTTACTTGGCAGTATGTGGCAGAAAATAAAACAGAAGAAACAACAACGACAGAGATAACTTCAGCGGTAGCGACGGCGCCAGTCGCAGCTGTACCCGTAGTCGCAGTCCCAGTTGCAACCAGTACGCGTGGTACTACGATTGTGGTTAATAGTAAAAAGCCAAGCTTGCAACTGTCTCAATCAGGAGTGGATGTCGTATTAGGCGCGAGCCGCTATGAAGGTGGTGAGCTTATCATTCCGACAGCCATCACCAACCAAGGCACTCAAGCTGTCATTTTGGTATCACTTAACATCAGCGTATTTACCGCAGAAGGTGAGTTACTGGCACAACAAGAAGTCGCAGTCTGGAAATCAATCAAACGAATGGCCGACACTTACCTGCGACCAAAGACAGCTGAAGAAGGTAAGTTGATAGAACTCGACCTAGCAGAGCACCCTGAATATCAGATTAAAGCCGAGATTATCGAGGTCGTTGCCCGCTAA
- the trhA gene encoding PAQR family membrane homeostasis protein TrhA encodes MSASSASEYSDIEERANAITHGLGVVLGVVGLILLLIRAFDYQADMLTVASMAVYGSSIILLFLASTLYHSITTEKTKRLLKTLDHCAIYLLIAGSYTPFLLVGLRTPLAMGLMAVIWGIALVGIIMKIAFVYRFKRLSLFIYLAMGWLSLIVVYQLAMNIDIGGLVLLAVGGVIYSLGVIFYVAKRIPYNHAIWHLFVLAGCACHFFAIYLFVTPV; translated from the coding sequence ATGTCTGCATCATCAGCCAGCGAATACAGTGACATCGAAGAACGCGCTAATGCGATAACCCATGGTTTGGGCGTCGTACTTGGCGTAGTGGGCCTGATCCTGTTACTGATTCGTGCGTTTGATTACCAAGCCGACATGCTTACTGTTGCCAGTATGGCGGTGTATGGCAGCAGTATTATTCTGCTCTTTCTTGCTTCCACGTTGTACCACTCGATCACCACTGAGAAAACCAAGCGCTTACTCAAAACGCTCGATCACTGTGCGATTTATTTGCTGATCGCGGGCAGTTACACGCCGTTTCTTTTGGTGGGCTTAAGAACCCCATTAGCGATGGGCTTGATGGCGGTGATCTGGGGAATTGCGCTGGTGGGCATCATCATGAAGATTGCCTTTGTTTACCGATTCAAGCGCTTATCGCTGTTCATTTACTTAGCGATGGGTTGGCTATCTTTGATTGTTGTTTATCAATTAGCGATGAACATTGATATAGGTGGTTTGGTGTTACTGGCGGTTGGCGGGGTGATTTACTCGCTGGGTGTCATTTTCTATGTGGCAAAACGCATCCCTTATAACCATGCCATCTGGCACCTGTTTGTGTTGGCGGGCTGCGCTTGCCATTTCTTCGCTATCTATCTGTTTGTGACACCGGTTTAG
- a CDS encoding sporulation protein — protein sequence MSFLKKTLASFGIGSAKVDSVLQQEVLYPGKKASIIVHVYGGAQPQEIDNIDLNLCCRYVKEVTMNSQRQEGGHKRRMHQTYSLAKWSLPYAFVIQPGETRDFECEFDVPLNTPVTIGDSKVWLETGLDIAMAIDPSDKDTLTVRPDALLDGIFNELEAQGLRIRQVECEAVDGFELPFVQEFEFVPTTGPYHGRWRELEVVAHRGETELKLWFEIDRNRDGAKGMLASLLGMGQLQRQLSVPLDTSPEDAGKMVIEYLENAS from the coding sequence ATGTCGTTCTTAAAGAAAACGTTAGCTAGTTTTGGTATTGGATCTGCCAAAGTGGATTCTGTATTGCAACAGGAAGTGCTTTACCCAGGCAAGAAGGCGAGCATTATTGTGCATGTCTATGGTGGCGCTCAGCCACAAGAAATCGACAACATCGATCTCAACTTGTGCTGTCGTTACGTCAAAGAAGTCACCATGAACTCGCAAAGGCAAGAGGGCGGTCATAAACGCCGAATGCACCAGACGTACTCGTTGGCTAAATGGAGCCTGCCGTATGCCTTTGTGATTCAGCCGGGAGAAACCCGTGACTTTGAATGTGAGTTTGATGTACCGCTGAATACACCAGTCACGATTGGTGATTCAAAGGTGTGGCTGGAAACCGGGTTGGATATTGCGATGGCGATTGACCCATCGGATAAAGACACCTTAACGGTTCGTCCTGATGCACTCCTCGACGGCATCTTTAACGAGCTTGAAGCTCAAGGGCTGCGGATACGCCAAGTGGAGTGTGAAGCGGTCGATGGCTTTGAACTGCCGTTTGTCCAAGAGTTTGAGTTTGTGCCGACTACTGGCCCTTATCATGGTCGCTGGCGTGAGCTTGAGGTTGTTGCTCATCGTGGTGAGACAGAACTTAAGTTGTGGTTTGAGATAGACCGCAATCGCGATGGCGCAAAAGGTATGTTGGCGAGCTTGCTGGGAATGGGTCAACTACAGCGTCAATTGAGTGTCCCGCTTGATACCTCACCAGAAGACGCCGGTAAGATGGTGATCGAGTATTTAGAAAACGCGTCTTAG
- a CDS encoding YihD family protein codes for MKCHRIEELLELMEPEWQKDQELNLLEFIIKLSNEAGYQGKLEELTDDVLIYHLKMRNSEKDEMIPGLKKDQEDDFKTAILKARGLL; via the coding sequence ATGAAGTGTCACCGCATTGAGGAACTGCTTGAACTGATGGAGCCTGAGTGGCAGAAAGATCAAGAGCTTAACCTATTAGAGTTCATTATTAAGCTATCAAACGAAGCAGGCTACCAAGGCAAGCTAGAAGAGCTGACTGACGATGTTCTTATCTACCATCTAAAAATGCGTAACAGCGAAAAAGATGAAATGATCCCAGGTCTTAAAAAAGACCAAGAAGATGATTTCAAAACCGCAATTCTAAAAGCGCGTGGCCTTCTTTAA
- the ccoG gene encoding cytochrome c oxidase accessory protein CcoG — MSQDKIDIKDVTPKTFNPKTHKGNGDRFNPSNRIYVRESKGKFQQLRRYGGWFLLLLFALIPWIPFGERQAILLDIGSQQFNFFGTTLYPQDLTLLAILFMIAAFGLFFITTFLGRVWCGYLCPQTVWTFMYIWFEEKLEGAANKRRKQDSGKLTSNLILRKTIKHIAWWAIAIATGLTFVGYFIPIKELVVGFFTFNSTFWPVFWVLFFAGCTYANAGWMRSIVCLHMCPYARFQSAMFDKDTFIVGYDTERGESRGPRSRKADPKELGLGDCIDCNLCVQVCPTGIDIRDGLQYECINCGACIDACDNTMERMGYDKGLINYTTEHRLDGHTTKVMRPKLLGYGAILIVMLGLFFAQIASVDPAGLSVLRDRNQLFRINSQGLVENTYNLKVINKTQQEQEYKLDVSGLPDSIWYGKQTITVDPGEVLNLPISLGVDPEKLSSPVSTIQFILSDNEEFTMEVESRFIKKL, encoded by the coding sequence ATGAGTCAGGATAAAATCGACATCAAAGATGTGACTCCTAAAACCTTTAACCCAAAAACACATAAAGGTAATGGAGATCGATTTAACCCAAGTAACCGAATCTATGTTCGAGAAAGCAAAGGTAAATTCCAACAACTTCGTCGTTACGGCGGTTGGTTCTTACTTTTACTTTTTGCGCTTATCCCATGGATTCCATTTGGTGAACGACAAGCGATCTTGCTCGATATCGGTAGCCAGCAGTTCAACTTCTTTGGCACCACGCTATACCCACAAGATCTGACCCTACTCGCCATCCTATTTATGATTGCTGCGTTTGGCTTATTCTTCATAACCACCTTCTTAGGGCGAGTCTGGTGTGGTTATTTATGCCCGCAAACTGTCTGGACCTTCATGTACATCTGGTTCGAAGAGAAGCTGGAAGGTGCTGCCAATAAGCGAAGAAAACAAGACTCGGGCAAACTGACGAGCAATTTAATTCTCAGAAAAACCATCAAACACATCGCGTGGTGGGCGATTGCGATTGCGACGGGCTTAACCTTTGTCGGTTATTTCATCCCAATCAAAGAGCTGGTGGTTGGCTTCTTTACCTTTAACTCGACTTTCTGGCCGGTGTTTTGGGTATTGTTCTTTGCTGGGTGTACTTATGCGAATGCGGGATGGATGCGTTCTATTGTTTGTCTGCACATGTGTCCTTACGCGCGTTTCCAATCTGCAATGTTCGATAAAGATACCTTCATCGTGGGTTACGACACTGAACGGGGTGAAAGCCGCGGCCCTCGCTCTCGTAAAGCCGATCCAAAAGAACTTGGTCTAGGCGACTGTATTGACTGTAATTTATGTGTTCAAGTGTGCCCAACGGGTATCGATATCCGTGACGGCCTACAATACGAGTGTATTAACTGTGGCGCGTGTATTGATGCCTGCGACAACACCATGGAACGTATGGGTTATGACAAAGGTCTGATCAACTACACTACCGAGCACAGGCTCGATGGTCACACAACCAAGGTGATGCGTCCTAAGCTGCTAGGTTATGGCGCTATATTGATCGTCATGCTGGGTTTGTTCTTCGCACAGATAGCGAGTGTTGATCCTGCAGGCTTAAGCGTTCTACGAGATAGAAACCAACTATTTAGAATCAATAGCCAAGGGCTTGTCGAAAATACTTACAACTTGAAAGTAATCAACAAAACTCAGCAAGAGCAAGAGTACAAGCTTGATGTCAGCGGGCTACCAGATTCTATCTGGTACGGTAAACAAACGATTACCGTAGACCCAGGTGAGGTTTTAAACCTTCCTATCAGCTTAGGCGTCGATCCAGAAAAACTGAGCTCACCAGTTTCGACAATTCAGTTTATACTCTCGGATAATGAAGAGTTTACGATGGAAGTCGAAAGCCGCTTTATCAAGAAGCTCTGA
- a CDS encoding serine/threonine protein kinase, producing MTMQAFNFDNLTPDFMWYALESIGVRAESGLLALNSYENRVYQFTDEDRKRYVVKFYRPQRWNTAQIQEEHDFALELIEQELPVAPPMRINGATLHEYQGYLFALFESVGGRQYEVDNLDQLEGVGRFLGRIHKASAGRTFQHRPTISLDEYLYQPRKILENSQFIPTHLENAFFNDVDLLIKELESQWPSNIDNIRLHGDCHPGNILWRDGPMFVDLDDARNGPAVQDLWMLLNGERQDKMMQLDILLESYQEFCDFNTAQLKLIEPLRGLRMVHYMAWLAKRWHDPAFPLAFPWFNDPKYWEQQVLACKEQIATLQEPPLSLMPQW from the coding sequence ATGACGATGCAAGCCTTTAACTTTGATAACCTGACTCCTGACTTCATGTGGTACGCACTGGAGAGCATTGGAGTTCGTGCTGAATCCGGGCTTCTCGCTCTCAACAGCTACGAAAACCGGGTGTATCAATTCACCGATGAAGACCGTAAACGCTACGTCGTTAAGTTTTATCGTCCGCAGCGTTGGAACACCGCACAGATCCAAGAAGAGCACGACTTCGCGTTAGAGCTGATCGAACAAGAGTTACCGGTTGCTCCACCTATGCGAATCAACGGCGCAACCTTGCATGAATATCAAGGCTATCTATTTGCACTGTTTGAAAGCGTCGGTGGCAGGCAATATGAAGTCGACAATCTAGATCAATTGGAAGGCGTTGGACGCTTCCTTGGTCGTATTCATAAAGCCAGTGCTGGAAGAACATTTCAGCATCGCCCGACCATCAGCTTAGATGAATACCTTTATCAGCCACGTAAGATTCTAGAGAACTCTCAGTTTATCCCAACGCACCTAGAGAACGCGTTCTTCAATGACGTCGACCTTCTGATCAAAGAGCTAGAGAGCCAGTGGCCAAGTAACATTGACAACATTCGTCTCCATGGCGACTGCCACCCGGGCAATATATTGTGGCGCGACGGGCCAATGTTCGTCGATCTTGATGACGCGCGTAATGGTCCTGCTGTTCAAGATCTGTGGATGCTGCTTAACGGCGAACGCCAAGATAAAATGATGCAACTGGATATTCTGCTAGAGAGTTATCAAGAGTTTTGCGATTTTAATACCGCGCAACTGAAACTAATCGAACCTCTGCGCGGTCTACGTATGGTGCATTACATGGCGTGGTTAGCGAAACGATGGCACGATCCAGCGTTTCCTTTGGCCTTCCCATGGTTTAATGACCCGAAATACTGGGAGCAACAAGTACTTGCTTGTAAAGAGCAAATTGCTACCCTGCAAGAGCCACCACTTTCGTTAATGCCTCAGTGGTAA
- a CDS encoding thiol:disulfide interchange protein DsbA/DsbL, with product MKKLFAFFSLIMLSLSAHAAKFNEGEHYKVLDLEASKKPMVTEFFSFYCPHCNSFEPIIQQLKQQLPKDAKLQKNHVSFMGGNMGLPMSKAYATMIALKVEDKMVPVMFNRIHTMNKPPRDEAELRQIFLDEGVDAKKFDAAYNGFAVDSMVRRFDKAFKDSGLSGVPAVVVNNRYLIDAQGINSLDEYFELVNFLLKK from the coding sequence ATGAAAAAGCTATTCGCATTTTTCTCATTAATCATGTTGAGCCTTTCAGCTCACGCTGCGAAATTTAACGAAGGTGAACACTACAAAGTTCTCGATCTAGAAGCATCAAAAAAACCAATGGTGACAGAGTTCTTCTCTTTTTACTGCCCACACTGTAATAGCTTTGAGCCAATCATCCAGCAGCTAAAACAACAGCTACCTAAAGACGCTAAGCTACAGAAGAACCATGTTTCATTCATGGGTGGCAACATGGGTCTGCCAATGAGCAAAGCTTACGCGACCATGATTGCACTGAAAGTTGAAGATAAAATGGTGCCAGTGATGTTTAACCGCATCCACACCATGAACAAGCCACCACGCGATGAAGCAGAACTGCGTCAAATCTTCCTTGATGAAGGCGTTGATGCTAAGAAATTCGATGCGGCATACAACGGCTTTGCCGTAGATTCTATGGTTCGTCGTTTCGACAAAGCATTCAAAGACAGCGGCTTGTCAGGCGTTCCAGCTGTTGTAGTAAACAACCGCTACCTGATTGACGCTCAAGGTATTAACTCTCTCGATGAGTACTTCGAGCTGGTTAACTTCTTATTAAAGAAGTAA
- a CDS encoding DUF2860 domain-containing protein: MKIKITLLALSVAASPAFAKLADEQGFSGEISINTGVASSTSNFNTDADSTISSNTQKASSESSFLVAPLGSVAYTFGEKLNHQVYTGTARDDVATGTVVLEVGYKYQLESGMTIDASLLPTIMSGETWADPYNTTSARTKTDETGNAFRLKLSSIAGSAFSLDMAYATKDVKDDLVREELQRDADTFYLKGQYRQPISRTMMLVPSLIYQSSSADGKAASYEQFGGEVSLFGGKGRHQYALTAGYNQRSYDASNPIYDKKRSDDNINLFAAYEYEQFMNWDNWSFVSLAGYGTSDSNITFYDESQYIVSVGLNYKF; encoded by the coding sequence ATGAAAATAAAAATAACTCTTCTCGCATTGAGCGTTGCAGCCTCTCCCGCTTTTGCCAAGCTTGCAGACGAACAAGGTTTCAGTGGTGAAATATCTATCAATACCGGGGTTGCCTCTTCCACCTCAAACTTTAATACCGATGCTGATAGCACCATTTCGTCCAATACACAGAAAGCCTCATCTGAGAGCTCATTTCTTGTCGCACCTTTAGGCAGTGTCGCTTACACCTTTGGTGAAAAGCTAAATCACCAGGTGTACACAGGTACCGCTCGTGATGATGTGGCAACCGGTACTGTTGTGCTGGAGGTTGGCTATAAATACCAACTAGAGTCAGGCATGACTATCGACGCGTCACTTCTGCCAACCATCATGTCAGGTGAGACTTGGGCTGATCCGTACAACACCACATCAGCTCGCACAAAGACCGATGAAACTGGCAATGCCTTTCGTTTGAAGCTAAGCAGTATTGCGGGCTCAGCTTTCTCGCTAGACATGGCCTATGCGACCAAAGACGTGAAAGATGATCTGGTTAGAGAAGAGCTTCAACGAGATGCCGATACTTTTTACCTAAAAGGTCAGTATCGTCAGCCAATCAGTCGCACCATGATGTTAGTACCATCATTGATTTACCAATCAAGTTCTGCCGATGGCAAAGCTGCCTCTTATGAACAGTTTGGTGGTGAAGTAAGCTTATTTGGCGGCAAAGGGCGTCACCAATATGCATTGACTGCGGGTTACAACCAACGCTCTTACGATGCAAGTAACCCCATCTACGATAAGAAACGCAGTGATGACAACATTAACCTGTTTGCCGCGTATGAATATGAGCAATTCATGAACTGGGACAACTGGTCGTTTGTCTCTCTTGCGGGCTACGGCACCAGCGATTCAAACATTACCTTCTACGATGAATCACAATACATCGTCTCAGTCGGCCTGAACTACAAGTTCTAG